From Gammaproteobacteria bacterium, one genomic window encodes:
- a CDS encoding cytochrome c gives MKQLLVILSAMSLMAAASAADIQAGKAKAAMCAGCHGANGISAVPIYPNLKGQKAAYLEKQLKAFRDGTRKNPVMAPMAKGLSDADIANLAAYFESLGAN, from the coding sequence ATGAAGCAACTATTGGTTATCCTGAGTGCAATGAGTCTCATGGCAGCTGCATCGGCTGCTGATATCCAAGCAGGTAAGGCAAAAGCGGCAATGTGTGCGGGTTGCCATGGTGCCAATGGCATCAGTGCAGTGCCGATTTACCCGAACCTGAAAGGACAAAAGGCCGCCTATCTTGAGAAACAGCTGAAGGCTTTCCGCGACGGCACGCGAAAAAATCCTGTGATGGCGCCGATGGCGAAGGGGTTGTCTGACGCAGATATCGCCAATTTGGCCGCGTATTTTGAAAGTCTCGGTGCCAATTAA
- a CDS encoding acyl-CoA thioesterase: MNKRAPCGEIITRTIAMPGDTNANGDIFGGWIMAQMDIASGIIAKHTAKCRVATVAVDRMEFHKPVHVGDTVACYGELVKVGRTSMQIHIEVWCQRDIKDDYFIVTEAQFTYVAIDDEGRPVPVYREDNPPPVQA, translated from the coding sequence ATGAACAAACGCGCACCTTGTGGCGAGATCATCACCCGAACCATTGCCATGCCCGGAGATACCAACGCCAATGGCGATATTTTTGGAGGCTGGATCATGGCGCAAATGGACATTGCTTCAGGCATCATTGCCAAACATACGGCCAAATGCCGAGTGGCGACAGTGGCCGTAGATCGCATGGAGTTTCATAAACCTGTTCATGTGGGCGATACAGTGGCGTGTTATGGAGAGTTGGTCAAAGTCGGCCGAACCTCAATGCAAATCCATATCGAAGTCTGGTGCCAACGTGACATTAAGGATGATTACTTTATCGTGACTGAGGCTCAGTTTACCTATGTTGCCATCGATGACGAAGGCCGCCCAGTCCCCGTTTATCGTGAGGACAATCCTCCCCCAGTTCAGGCGTGA
- a CDS encoding HDOD domain-containing protein, producing MSDRNLEHWLQRLEATELPILSRSVALLQSAKNLDSAHAAQITESIMADANLTARVLKLANTVVYSRQREIRSLSRALLCLGYKNVQMLVASAMLIESVQGPCREEMLRILQRGILRAQIARRMAEQGLPAVDGEEVFIGALLYELGIMLVLAHQCLKKQPIRRDEVEEILGFPPTRLTHCLAKSWHLGEGLVMATASHENQFTSLIGTSEALVDALEKTQSVKDVIQNPSLWTGDWQLPVKERQALLDEATRAAGEHFETLGLSVAYVASGGSNETLHKEDASHEQASSQTMLMSVLSDMISLGQEASLDFNLLLQILVEGLHRAVNMPHVALVFRMPKKESLEVRLALGPEKDKLRDTLAVSNAQVGSDPIFASAFIDKRVVQFGLSEETMDRLVSHPMPPFLANFGPGGLALPIVLRGRTIAVILTMSDKPLDKASVNACLMLAEQANLCLRAATQIH from the coding sequence ATGAGTGATCGAAACCTCGAACATTGGTTACAGCGTCTGGAGGCCACAGAGCTGCCCATTCTTTCGCGTTCCGTCGCGTTGCTGCAATCGGCGAAAAATCTTGATAGTGCGCATGCTGCACAAATTACCGAGTCCATCATGGCGGATGCCAATCTCACGGCACGTGTTTTGAAACTGGCGAATACCGTGGTCTATTCACGTCAAAGAGAAATCCGTAGCCTTTCTCGCGCGCTCTTGTGCCTTGGGTACAAGAATGTGCAAATGCTCGTTGCTAGCGCCATGTTGATCGAATCTGTTCAGGGGCCATGCCGGGAGGAGATGCTAAGGATTTTGCAGCGTGGGATACTTCGTGCTCAGATTGCGCGTCGTATGGCAGAGCAAGGCCTTCCTGCAGTTGATGGTGAAGAGGTTTTTATCGGGGCACTGCTCTATGAACTAGGCATTATGTTGGTGCTCGCACATCAATGTTTAAAGAAACAACCCATCCGACGCGATGAAGTTGAAGAAATTTTAGGGTTTCCACCGACACGATTGACACATTGTTTGGCCAAAAGTTGGCATTTGGGTGAAGGGTTAGTGATGGCCACTGCTTCACACGAAAACCAATTCACAAGTTTAATAGGAACGAGCGAAGCATTGGTCGATGCACTTGAAAAGACGCAATCGGTCAAGGATGTGATACAAAATCCGTCGTTGTGGACAGGCGATTGGCAATTACCAGTGAAGGAGCGGCAAGCGCTTTTGGATGAAGCTACACGAGCGGCAGGGGAGCATTTCGAGACACTTGGTTTGTCTGTTGCTTATGTGGCCAGTGGTGGCTCGAACGAGACTTTGCACAAGGAAGATGCGTCACATGAGCAGGCATCCTCTCAAACTATGTTGATGTCGGTGTTGTCAGATATGATTAGCCTTGGTCAGGAAGCCAGCTTGGACTTCAACCTACTCCTGCAGATTTTGGTCGAAGGGCTTCATCGCGCAGTCAATATGCCGCATGTGGCGTTGGTGTTTCGTATGCCAAAAAAGGAATCTTTGGAAGTTCGTTTGGCACTTGGTCCTGAGAAAGACAAGTTGCGTGACACCCTGGCGGTATCGAATGCGCAAGTCGGAAGCGACCCCATTTTTGCCTCTGCGTTTATAGACAAACGGGTTGTTCAATTTGGGCTATCCGAGGAGACGATGGACAGGTTGGTCAGTCACCCGATGCCCCCCTTTCTGGCCAATTTTGGTCCAGGAGGATTGGCGTTGCCTATTGTGCTCCGAGGGCGTACCATCGCCGTAATTTTAACAATGTCGGACAAGCCACTCGACAAAGCATCAGTGAATGCCTGTTTGATGTTGGCAGAGCAAGCTAACCTGTGTTTGCGAGCGGCCACACAGATTCATTGA
- a CDS encoding endopeptidase La: MTATIEIAKRLPLLPLRDVVIFPRMVITLFVGREKSIEALEIAMRENKQIMLVTQKEASEDAPDRDGLYDVGCVANILRMLKLPDGNIRVLVEGVQRAKLTSVLDDGETLIAEIEPIVEVIPDQREAEILARQCIERFEKYVQLHHKIPDEILKSLPSMEDPGEVADSIAAHMQVKVEQKQQVLQCADIVERLERLAMLLETEIDLLEIEQRIRGRVKQQMEKSQREYYLNEQMKAIQKELGELDDGPNEIEEIEKKIASSGMPKEAREKVESELRKLKMMSPMSAEATVVRGYIDWMLQVPWAKRTRVKRDIAAAQKILDADHYGLEKVKERILEYLAVQSRVRKLKGPILCLVGPPGVGKTSLGQSIAKATGRKFVRMALGGVRDEAEIRGHRRTYIGALPGKIIQKLAKVGVKNPLFLLDEVDKMGMDMRGDPASALLEVLDPEQNNAFNDHYLEVDYDLSEVMFVATANSMNIPAPLLDRMEVIRLSGYTEDEKLNIAKKYLLPKQMQANGLKRSELEMTDEAIIDIIRYYTREAGVRSLERELAKICRRVVKCMALGEITSVPVVITPDKLEEYLGVRRYDFGRANDENQVGQVNGLAWTEVGGELLTIEAVTMPGKGKTTFTGHLGEVMQESIKAAMTVVRVRAEQLGIDPEFYTKTDIHVHVPEGATPKDGPSAGIGMCTALVSSLTGIPVRKDVGMTGEITLRGEVLAIGGLKEKLLAAHRAGLRTVLIPRENARDLKEIPENVKENLEIVPVKWIDEVLQLALERMPTPWKAQGAKITETEGEEKGKSGAAYPAQH; this comes from the coding sequence ATGACTGCGACTATAGAGATCGCAAAACGACTTCCCCTATTGCCATTGCGTGACGTGGTGATTTTTCCACGCATGGTGATCACGCTTTTCGTCGGGCGAGAGAAATCGATCGAAGCGTTGGAGATTGCCATGCGCGAAAACAAGCAAATCATGCTTGTGACGCAGAAAGAAGCTTCTGAAGACGCACCGGATCGCGATGGACTGTACGATGTTGGCTGTGTGGCCAATATTTTGCGTATGCTGAAATTGCCTGACGGCAATATTCGAGTATTAGTCGAGGGCGTGCAACGGGCGAAGTTGACCTCTGTTTTGGATGACGGTGAAACGCTGATAGCAGAAATCGAACCGATTGTGGAGGTAATTCCTGATCAGCGTGAGGCCGAAATTCTTGCTCGGCAATGTATTGAGCGTTTTGAAAAATACGTTCAATTACACCATAAGATCCCTGATGAAATTTTGAAATCTTTGCCGTCAATGGAGGACCCGGGCGAAGTGGCCGATTCTATTGCGGCCCACATGCAAGTTAAAGTCGAACAAAAACAACAAGTTCTCCAATGTGCTGATATTGTCGAGCGTTTGGAACGCTTGGCCATGTTGCTTGAAACGGAGATCGACTTGCTTGAAATTGAGCAACGTATCCGTGGCCGAGTCAAGCAACAAATGGAGAAAAGTCAGCGAGAGTATTATTTGAATGAACAAATGAAGGCCATCCAGAAAGAATTGGGAGAACTGGATGATGGCCCCAATGAGATTGAAGAAATTGAAAAGAAAATAGCGAGCTCCGGTATGCCGAAAGAAGCGCGCGAAAAGGTGGAAAGCGAGCTTCGCAAGTTGAAAATGATGTCACCCATGTCGGCAGAAGCAACCGTAGTTCGCGGCTATATCGATTGGATGCTGCAGGTTCCTTGGGCCAAGCGGACGCGGGTTAAACGCGACATTGCGGCAGCGCAGAAAATTCTTGATGCCGACCATTATGGTCTTGAGAAAGTGAAGGAACGCATCCTCGAATATCTGGCGGTGCAAAGTCGTGTGCGTAAATTGAAAGGGCCAATTTTGTGCTTGGTTGGACCGCCGGGCGTAGGTAAGACCTCTCTCGGGCAATCTATTGCCAAAGCGACTGGACGGAAATTTGTGCGTATGGCCTTAGGTGGTGTCCGAGACGAAGCGGAAATTCGCGGACATCGACGGACGTACATCGGGGCTTTGCCTGGCAAGATTATTCAGAAACTGGCAAAAGTGGGCGTCAAAAACCCGCTGTTCTTGCTGGATGAAGTAGACAAGATGGGCATGGATATGCGTGGCGATCCCGCCTCGGCATTACTTGAGGTATTGGATCCAGAGCAAAATAACGCATTCAATGACCATTACCTCGAAGTCGATTATGACTTATCGGAAGTCATGTTCGTTGCGACGGCGAACTCCATGAACATCCCGGCACCTTTGCTGGATCGTATGGAGGTGATTCGCCTCAGCGGCTACACGGAAGATGAAAAATTAAATATCGCGAAAAAGTACTTGTTGCCAAAGCAAATGCAGGCCAATGGTTTGAAGCGCTCGGAACTCGAGATGACCGATGAAGCGATCATCGACATTATTCGCTACTACACGCGTGAAGCTGGGGTCCGAAGCCTTGAACGTGAATTGGCGAAGATCTGCCGACGAGTGGTGAAATGTATGGCGCTAGGCGAGATCACTTCAGTGCCGGTGGTCATTACGCCTGACAAGCTTGAGGAGTATTTGGGCGTTCGGCGCTATGATTTCGGCCGAGCAAATGACGAGAACCAGGTTGGCCAGGTCAACGGCTTGGCGTGGACAGAAGTCGGTGGTGAACTGTTGACCATCGAAGCGGTGACCATGCCTGGTAAAGGGAAAACGACGTTTACCGGCCATCTTGGCGAAGTCATGCAAGAGTCGATCAAAGCAGCGATGACTGTGGTTCGGGTGCGTGCCGAGCAGCTTGGCATTGATCCTGAGTTCTATACGAAGACGGATATTCATGTTCACGTGCCCGAAGGCGCTACCCCGAAAGATGGCCCTTCTGCTGGCATTGGAATGTGTACGGCGCTGGTCTCCTCGTTAACCGGTATCCCAGTACGCAAGGACGTTGGAATGACTGGCGAGATCACCTTGCGGGGAGAAGTTTTGGCGATTGGCGGGCTCAAAGAAAAGCTCCTCGCGGCCCATAGAGCTGGTCTGCGCACGGTGCTCATCCCACGAGAAAACGCACGAGATCTGAAGGAAATTCCGGAAAATGTGAAGGAAAATTTGGAAATTGTCCCAGTGAAATGGATTGACGAGGTGTTGCAGCTTGCCCTCGAAAGAATGCCGACTCCATGGAAGGCGCAAGGCGCAAAGATCACTGAAACTGAGGGAGAAGAGAAGGGCAAAAGCGGGGCAGCTTACCCTGCCCAACATTGA
- a CDS encoding ATP-binding cassette domain-containing protein, translated as MIEVEHLQKYFVSKTNKKKSVSGVASDPRQEGRLFYAVRDVSFHCERGQVLGLLGPNGAGKTTTLRMLSTALQPSAGSIVIDGVDAVQNPVRARQVMGFLSGTTGLYRRLTARENIEYFARLHGVPEDTLSERLNYLFDRLDMHAFADKRADDLSTGMKQKTSIARAVIHDPDVVVFDEPTTGLDVLAARTVIEFIEEFKQQGKTVIFSTHHLHEVARLCDTVCVIHYGKSLFFGDLSDFQARSQSGDLYEAFMAVVNESSEVRHVASV; from the coding sequence ATGATAGAAGTCGAACACTTACAAAAATATTTTGTGAGCAAAACGAATAAAAAGAAATCTGTTTCAGGTGTGGCGTCTGATCCGAGACAGGAAGGGCGGTTGTTCTATGCCGTACGGGATGTGAGTTTTCACTGTGAGCGTGGGCAGGTGCTCGGGCTCTTAGGCCCCAACGGCGCGGGAAAGACCACGACTTTGAGGATGTTGTCGACTGCTTTGCAGCCAAGTGCAGGAAGCATTGTGATTGATGGTGTCGATGCCGTACAGAATCCTGTGAGAGCTCGTCAGGTAATGGGCTTCTTGTCTGGAACGACGGGGCTTTATCGTCGGCTGACGGCGCGAGAAAATATTGAATATTTCGCGCGCCTGCACGGTGTGCCGGAAGATACGTTATCTGAGCGTCTGAATTACTTGTTTGACCGTCTCGATATGCACGCATTTGCCGATAAGCGAGCGGATGATTTGTCCACCGGCATGAAGCAAAAAACATCGATTGCGAGAGCCGTGATTCACGATCCTGACGTGGTCGTCTTTGACGAGCCAACCACAGGATTGGATGTGCTGGCGGCCAGAACGGTCATTGAGTTTATTGAGGAATTCAAGCAGCAGGGAAAAACAGTGATATTTTCGACACATCATCTGCATGAGGTTGCGCGATTATGCGACACGGTATGCGTGATTCATTACGGAAAGAGCCTGTTTTTTGGGGATTTGTCTGATTTTCAAGCGCGCAGTCAGAGCGGTGATTTGTATGAAGCCTTTATGGCGGTGGTGAATGAGTCTTCGGAGGTTCGCCATGTGGCTAGTGTTTAA
- a CDS encoding ABC transporter permease, giving the protein MSLRRFAMWLVFKKELLELSRDRKTLIFTILLPTLIIPLLMGGFAYFTKVVVQKRMAETLTYAVIGEANAPELIDLLAQGKNFKRVDGIGQEEINAAIRDERVRLVFEIPHNVQQQLAKGKKAVIRLHYNSASSVARIVTKRVQPLIDKYSEQMQKLLLSERGISKEDLEWLINPIEVDKHSIADKRERFGEQAGGLIAYFLIIFIFSGAMYPALDLGVGEKERDTLETLLLNPIPRWQIALAKYLVIFVSGFLAVLLAIVSVGVWGVLLGQAVFMGKAMEIMQTVGVIDLVMLIVMVMPIAAIFAAILLSISIYARNFKEAQNYSSPLIMVIIIPVMAALIPGMELDWATAMVPITNMALAIKELIKGTIDYTYVAAIFGSTLVLAMGALWFAVHWFNREDVLFRT; this is encoded by the coding sequence ATGAGTCTTCGGAGGTTCGCCATGTGGCTAGTGTTTAAAAAGGAGTTGCTGGAACTGTCCCGTGACCGTAAAACGCTTATCTTTACCATTTTGCTACCAACGCTCATCATTCCATTGTTGATGGGAGGGTTCGCCTATTTCACCAAAGTGGTGGTGCAAAAGCGTATGGCGGAAACGTTAACCTATGCTGTGATTGGTGAGGCGAATGCGCCCGAGTTGATCGACTTGCTTGCTCAAGGGAAAAACTTCAAACGGGTCGATGGTATCGGACAGGAAGAAATCAATGCCGCGATACGTGACGAACGTGTTCGGTTGGTGTTCGAAATTCCCCACAATGTTCAACAGCAGCTTGCCAAAGGTAAAAAAGCAGTGATCCGTCTGCATTATAATTCTGCCTCTTCTGTGGCAAGGATTGTCACCAAGCGGGTACAGCCGTTGATTGATAAATACAGTGAGCAGATGCAGAAGTTACTGCTTTCGGAGCGAGGGATCTCGAAAGAAGATTTGGAATGGCTCATCAATCCGATAGAAGTTGACAAACACTCTATCGCCGACAAACGGGAGAGGTTCGGTGAGCAGGCAGGTGGCTTGATTGCTTATTTCCTTATCATTTTTATTTTCTCCGGCGCCATGTATCCGGCTTTGGACCTTGGTGTCGGCGAAAAAGAAAGAGATACCCTAGAGACATTGTTGCTCAATCCAATTCCGCGCTGGCAAATTGCGCTGGCCAAATACTTGGTGATTTTTGTCTCAGGCTTTCTGGCTGTGTTGCTCGCCATTGTGTCGGTTGGCGTTTGGGGCGTGCTCTTGGGTCAAGCCGTGTTTATGGGCAAAGCAATGGAGATTATGCAAACGGTGGGCGTGATCGATCTAGTGATGCTGATTGTCATGGTAATGCCCATCGCCGCCATTTTTGCCGCTATTTTGTTGTCTATTTCTATCTATGCGAGGAATTTCAAAGAAGCACAAAACTATTCATCGCCGTTAATCATGGTGATTATTATTCCCGTCATGGCCGCATTGATTCCTGGCATGGAACTTGATTGGGCAACAGCGATGGTACCTATCACCAACATGGCCCTCGCCATCAAGGAATTGATTAAGGGGACGATCGACTATACTTATGTCGCCGCCATCTTCGGCTCGACACTGGTGCTGGCGATGGGGGCATTATGGTTTGCGGTTCACTGGTTCAATCGTGAAGATGTCCTCTTTCGGACATAA
- a CDS encoding HU family DNA-binding protein has protein sequence MNKSELINAIAQNADLSKAAAGRALDAFIDAVTEALRKGEQVSLVGFGTFSVKERAARTGRNPQTGETIQIAAAKVPGFKAGKALKDAVN, from the coding sequence GTGAACAAGTCGGAACTGATTAATGCCATTGCGCAAAACGCTGATCTGTCTAAAGCAGCAGCAGGTCGTGCGCTAGACGCATTTATTGACGCAGTCACCGAGGCTTTGCGTAAAGGCGAGCAGGTGTCTCTGGTTGGTTTCGGGACTTTCAGTGTGAAAGAACGTGCCGCCAGAACAGGTCGCAATCCGCAAACCGGTGAAACTATTCAAATCGCTGCAGCAAAAGTGCCTGGCTTCAAAGCTGGGAAAGCACTCAAAGACGCTGTCAACTAA
- a CDS encoding 6-pyruvoyl tetrahydropterin reductase — MTSLFVERLTIVDFSYLDGARGLLGESWLVDVTLEGDLDGQGMIFDFGLVKKLIKQWADAHIDHKLVVPAASDRTSWRGGQVSGNVAFHADCGLIEHWGPENSVCAVPASYVDVDVIGDWMAAQIKPMLPASVRRVSITLRPEAIEHEPHYQYSHGLQRHQGACQRIAHGHRSRIRVWLDGAPSEKWARHWAKRWRDIYLATRGHVLQNLPQGRLLLGYRAADGEFKLALPAERVYLLDTPSTVEWIAHHLASQTARATGARVTVQAFEGIDKGAIAHA; from the coding sequence ATGACCTCGCTATTTGTGGAACGGTTGACCATTGTTGACTTCAGCTACCTTGATGGTGCGCGTGGTCTATTGGGTGAAAGCTGGCTGGTCGATGTGACCTTGGAAGGTGATTTGGATGGTCAGGGAATGATTTTTGATTTCGGTCTTGTCAAAAAGCTGATCAAGCAGTGGGCGGATGCTCATATTGACCACAAGCTCGTGGTGCCTGCAGCGAGTGATAGAACCAGCTGGCGTGGCGGGCAAGTTTCAGGCAATGTGGCTTTTCATGCGGATTGTGGCTTGATCGAGCACTGGGGACCGGAAAATTCGGTGTGTGCAGTGCCTGCTTCGTATGTAGATGTTGACGTGATCGGGGATTGGATGGCCGCGCAGATCAAACCCATGTTGCCGGCCAGTGTACGGCGGGTTTCTATCACACTTCGACCAGAAGCCATTGAACACGAGCCTCATTATCAGTACAGCCATGGTTTACAGAGACATCAGGGGGCCTGCCAGCGAATCGCCCACGGACATCGTAGCCGCATACGTGTTTGGCTTGACGGCGCGCCGAGCGAAAAATGGGCACGGCATTGGGCAAAGCGTTGGCGAGACATTTACTTAGCGACACGTGGCCATGTCTTGCAAAACTTACCGCAGGGGCGACTGCTTCTTGGCTATCGCGCCGCGGACGGTGAATTTAAGCTTGCCTTACCCGCTGAGCGCGTCTATTTACTGGATACGCCAAGTACAGTTGAATGGATTGCGCATCACCTGGCTTCGCAGACAGCGCGCGCGACGGGAGCGCGTGTCACCGTACAAGCCTTTGAAGGCATTGACAAAGGGGCGATTGCTCACGCCTGA